Below is a genomic region from Streptomyces sp. NBC_00461.
AGCCCGCCTACCAGTCGGCGCTGAGCGCGCTGGGCGGCACGGCCGCGACACGGAGCGCGACCGCTCTTTCGGCCGGGTCCACGGCCGGCCGCTGACCATGTGGGCCCCGCCACTCGTGCGGGGCCCACGCCCGCTCTCCCTCCGCCATTGCGGCGGCACCGCGAGACTCGGCCGATTCCTGTGAGAAATCGTCGGCAACCTTTGTGCTTCCGGCGGTCACTGCACAGTGGACCATCGGGCTCGATCTTGCGAACGGACAGGAAATGAACACACCGAGGCAGGCCGCGCGGCAGCGGAGACAAAGACGCAAGCTCATGCTGGGCGGCACTTCGGCGCTGATCGCCGTGGGCGTTCTCACCTACCTGGTCATGGCGTTGCTCCCCGATCGCAACGCCGATGCGGCACCCGCCGCCGCCACACCGCTCGCCACCTCCCAGGTGAATGCCTCCGCCGCCGGCAGGACAGGCACCCCGACCGCGAAGGCGAGCCCGACCGGCTCCCCCTCCCCGACCGGCTCCGCCTCCCCGAAGGGTGCCGCGGCCAGCACGTCGGCACGACCGTCACCCAAGGACACACCGCGGTCCCAGCAAAAGCCCGCCACGACCTCCCAGGCGGGACGGCTCCAGCCCCACACCAGCTACAAGGGCGTCGCCACCGCCTACGAGGCCGCGGACGGAAACGGCGCCTGCCTGTTCGGCCCGAGCCCCGATCTCATGATCGCGGCCATGAACACCACGGACTACGAGACGTCCAAGGCGTGCGGCGCATACGTGCTCGTCCGCGCGGCCAACGGCAAATCCATCACGGTGCGGATCACCAACGAGTGCCCCCTGCCCTGCGCACCCGGGCAACTCGACCTCAGCCAGCAGGCATTCGCCAAACTCGCCGACCTCAAGGTCGGCCGGATCCCCATCACCTGGAGCCTGGTGAGCCCCAGCATCTCCGGCACGATCTCCATGCGGTACAAGACCGGCTCCAGCGCCTACTGGTGCGCCATCCAGGCGATCGGCCACCGCAACCCGGTCACCAAGCTGGAGGTCCGCACCTCAGGTGGCTGGCGGCAACTGCCCCGCACCGCCTACAACTACTTCCTCTCCGCGGACGGCACCGGGTGCGGCGGCACGATCAGACTCACCGACATCTACGGCGAACGGCTGACCATCACGGGAATAGCGGTGCGCCCGAACGTCGTGCAACCCACCCGCGTCCAGTTCGCCCAGCACTGATCCCACCGCCCGCCCAGGGCCGGCCACAACGCACCGCGGGCCGAGGTCGACCGCGTCCGAGGAAGGACGCGGACCGACCTCGGCCCTGATGTCGGGTCAGCCGCCGCTGACGGTCAGGTTGTTGGTGGTGAAGTTGAGTCCGCCGGACGACGAGGTGACCTCGTAGCCGAACTGCACGTCGCCGATGGTCTCGCTGCCGGGCATCCAGCCCTTGGTGTGGGCGATCCAGCTGAGGATCGGCTTGACGTCCACGGTGCCGGAGTTGGAGTCGGACGTCCGCAGGAACGAGAACACCTGGTTCGACCCGTTGGTGCCCTTGTAGACGTTCCAGTTGCTGCCGCCGACCGTGACGTTGTCCTGGTAGCTGCCGATCGGGCCGACGGATCCGTTGTAGTTGACCCAGAGCATGATCTCGTACTTGTGGTTGGTGTCCCAGATGTCGTACGACGTGTTGTACGCGCCGGACGACGGGACACTGACGTTGTAGTTGCTGGTGAGCCAGCTGAGGGAGTCGATCGACTTGTTGATCGACTTCGTCGAGTTGGCGTAGGACTTGATGCCGCCGGTGTTGGGGTGGTTGGCCGAGATACCCCAGTTGGTCCCGGAGTTGGCCCAGATGCACTGGGCGCCGGCGCCGGAGCCCCAGATGTTGTTGTAGAGCTTGTAGCCATCCAGGCTGGTGCTGCCGTACTGGTCACAGGTGTTCCAGACGGCGGCGGAGGCGGGGGCGGAGGCCAGACCGACGGTGGCACCGAGAGCCAGTGCCGGCGCCAGCGCCGCCATCGTGATCTTGCGTATCGCGCTTTTAACCATGGTGTCCCTTCCACGGGTGGGGGGATTGTGGGGGTGCTCCCACGTCCCCTGGCTGGGGACGTGGTCCTCTCCGGCGACGAAGTGGATCGGCTACGCGTCACCGGAAGAAGTCCTGGTTCAGGGACGGACGGGGCGAGGCGGTCGCGGAACCGCCGTCACTCCGTCGGGCGCCCAGGTCAGTTCGGTCTTGAGGACCAGTCGGTGGGGGCGACTGGAGAATCGGCTCGGTCAGTACGGCGGATCAGCGGTGCGGGACCGCATCGACGCGAGGCACTGCGCAGGGACGGGGCCTGCGAGACTGCGGAGAGATTCGGGCCAAAGGGCTTCAGCCCTTGATGGCGCCGGTGAGCATGCCCTTCTTGAAGTGCCGCTGGACGAAGGGGGAGGCCACCGCGACCGGGATCAGCGCGAGGACCATGACGGCCATCTGCAGTCCCAGGGCGGAGAGCTGGCCGGTACGGACCGCCTGCTGCAGACCCGTCGGCGCCTCGGTGTTCTTCTGCACCAGCTGGATCAGCACGTTCTGCAACGGCATCATCTGCTGGTCGGTGAGGTAGATCGAGGCGTTGAACCAGGCACTCCAGTACCCCACCGCGTAGAACAGCGAGATCACCGCCAGCACCGCACGCGACAACGGCATGACGATCGTCAGCAGGATCCGCAGATCACTGGCCCCGTCGATCCGGGCCGACTCGGTCAGCTCGGGAGAGATCCCCATGAAGAAGGCCCGCAGGACCAGAATGTTGAAGACACTGACCGCGCTGGGCAGGACCAGCGACAGATAGGTGTCCGTCAGCCCCAGCGACTGCACCAGCAGATACGTCGGGATCAGCCCGGCCCCGAAGAACATCGTCGCCATCATCGTCATCAGGAAGAACCGGTGGCCCAGGCTCCCCGGCCGCGACAGACCATAGGCCGCCAGCACCGACACCGCCATCGAGAACAGCGTGCCGAACAGCGTCACCCCCACCGACACCATGATCGCCCGGCTGACCTGGCCACCACTGAGCAACTCGGTGTAGTTGACGAAGGTGATGCCCTCGGGGATCACCACCAGGCCGCCGACCCGGTCGATCACCGGCTTCGGGGACAGGCTGGTGACGATCACGATCCACAGCGGACCGAGCACCCCCAGACAGCACAGCACCAGAAAGCCGCTCTTCGCGGTCAGTCCCACCCGGCTGGGCGACTCCTCCCACACCGGCCGGGCCGGAGCCTGCAGACTGCGGATGAGCTGCGTGTTCAGGCTCATTTCTTGTACACCCCCTGCTCGCCCAAAAGGTGCGCGAACTTGTTCGCACCCAGCACGAGACACACTCCGATGAGCCCCTTGGCCAGACCGACCGCGGCCGCATAACTGAAGTCGCCGTTTTGGATACCCATGTTCCACACATAGGTGTCCAGGACCTCGCTGGCCCCCGCACCGACCGCGGACCGCTGCAGCAGGAACTGCTCGAAACCGACACTCAGCGCGTCACCCACCCGCAGCACCAGCAGCAGCGCGATCACCGGGCGCAGCGCGGGCAGCGTCACATGCCACATTCGCCGCCAGCGTCCCGCCCCGTCCATCGCGGCCGCCTCGTACAGGTCGGTGCTGACCGCGGACAGCGCCGCGAGGAACACGATGATCCCCCAGCCGGCGTCCTTCCATACCGCCTGCGCGGTGACCAGGTACTTGAACAGGTCCGCGTTGGTCATCAGGTCGAACCCGCTCCACCCGTGATCCTCCAGGGTCTGGGCGATGATGCCCGCCCCGCCGAAGATCTGCTGGAAGACGGTGACCACCAAAACCCAGGAGAAGAAGTGCGGCAGATACATGATCGCCTGCGCCACCGCCCGCACCCGGGGCCGGATCACACTGTTGATGACCAGCGCCAGCACGATCGGGACCGGGAAGAACAGCACCAGCTGCAGCACGAACAGCATGATGGTGTTCTTTGTCGCGCTCCAGAACAGCGGATCGTCGATCACCCGCGAGAACTGCTCCACGCCCATCCACGGGCTGTGGAAGATCGCCGTGACGCCGTTGCTGGACGCATACGGGTCGTAGTCCTGGAAGGCCACGACGTTACCCAGCAGCGGAACATAGTTGAACAGGAGGAGCAGGAGGATGACCGGCAACGTCATCAGGATCAGCGCACGGTCCCGGCGCAGCCGGATCCGCAAGGGAACCTTCCCCGCCCTGCTCGCCCTTCCCGCCTTGTTCGTCCTTGCCGCCTTGCGCGGGGTCCTCTCCTTCGCCTCGGCTGTGGCGACGGCGGCTACCGGTTCCTCGACGGCCGCGGGGGGACGAGTCCCGTCGGGCCTGCTCCCGGCCGTGATGGACATCAGTTTCCGCTGCCGTTCTTGTCGATGAGCTGCTTGTACCAGTCGCGCAGCTTGTCACCGCCGGAGGACTTCCAGGTGGCGATGGCGGCCTGCACGTCGGACAGCTTCTTGTGGCCCCGCACGTAGTCGATCTGCAGCTGCTCGAACTGGCTGGCGAGGTTGGCGTAACGGGTCGGCTCGACGATGGTCATGCCGTACGTGGACGTCTTCTTCATGAAGGCGCCCATCCGCTGCTGCCACTCGACCTGCTTGCGGGCGACGTCCGGGAAGTCGGGGTGGGCGAAGTAGGCAGCCGGCGCCGCCAGCATCCCCCAGGCGTTGATCACCTCGGAGTTGCCCTGGTCCGTCTTGACCGGGACGCCCTTCTTGACCGTGTAGTGGGTGCCCTCGACGCCGTAGTCGACGAGCATCCGCTCCTTGGTGCCGTAGGGCGCGGCCGCGAAGTCGGCGGCGGCCAGCGCGTTCTCGACCGTCGTCTTCGAGGCGCCCTTGCGGATCATCGACCAGATGTTGGCGGGCGAGGACGCCCACAGCGTGGGGTGGCCGCCGTCGGCGCCGAAGATGTCCATGGCGTCGATCTGGAAGTCAGGGTTGGCCTTGGCCTGTTCGGCGGTCTTCTGGTACCAGGCGGAGGCGTCACTGACGTAGACCAGGATCTGTCCGGCGGTGAAACGCTGGCCCGCGTCGCCGGTTTGGGCCTTGTCGTCGGGGTGGACCACGCCCGCGTCGAACAGCTTGCGGGTCCACTCCAGAGCCTCAAGGTATTCGGGCCGCTCGACCTGGTACCTCAGCTTGCCGTCGTCATCGATGTTCCAGCCGGGGCGGACACCGAAGATGCTGCCCGAGACCCACGCCATGTCGCCGCATGCCCACACCTTGGCCTTGGAGCTGGTGGCGTCCTTGGCCCAGCTGAGGAACTCGTCGGCCGACTTGGGTACCGAGTAGCCCTTCTTGTCGAAGATGTCCTTGCGGTAGTAGGGCACGATGAAGCTCGCGGGAGCGGTGGGCATCGGGATGCCGCGCAGCGCGCCGCCGAAGATGCCCATGCGCCAGGCGTCGGACGGTATCGCGGCCAGGTTCGGGTACTTCTTGACCTTGTCGGCCGCCAGATAGGGGCCGAGGTCCATGAACTTCGCGGTGACCGCGTTCGCGATCTTGCCGACCAGCTCCCAGCTCGGCACGACCACCATGTCCGGTATGGAGCTGGAGGCGAGGACGGCGCCGAGCTTCTGGCCGTAGGTGTTGCCGTCCTGGTTCTGCCAGGTGACCTTGGTGCCCGCCGCGGCGTCGACCGCCTTGTAGTACGCGCACCCGGGCTTCGGCGGGGTGCCCCAGAGCGGGGACATGATCTTGAGGGGGGCGCCGGTGCCGAGCTTCTTCGGGACCGAGGTTTCGAGGGTCGCGAGGTTGACCTTGCCGGTGTAGCCGGCCGCCGAACCGTTCTTCGCCGGAAGATCCGGCTTGGCGACCGTGCTGGCCGTATAGGCCGGGAGAAGCTTGTCGGCGGCCTTGCCCGACGTGGCGCCCTCTCGCGACCCGCTGTCCGAAC
It encodes:
- a CDS encoding expansin EXLX1 family cellulose-binding protein; this translates as MLGGTSALIAVGVLTYLVMALLPDRNADAAPAAATPLATSQVNASAAGRTGTPTAKASPTGSPSPTGSASPKGAAASTSARPSPKDTPRSQQKPATTSQAGRLQPHTSYKGVATAYEAADGNGACLFGPSPDLMIAAMNTTDYETSKACGAYVLVRAANGKSITVRITNECPLPCAPGQLDLSQQAFAKLADLKVGRIPITWSLVSPSISGTISMRYKTGSSAYWCAIQAIGHRNPVTKLEVRTSGGWRQLPRTAYNYFLSADGTGCGGTIRLTDIYGERLTITGIAVRPNVVQPTRVQFAQH
- a CDS encoding GH12 family glycosyl hydrolase domain-containing protein codes for the protein MVKSAIRKITMAALAPALALGATVGLASAPASAAVWNTCDQYGSTSLDGYKLYNNIWGSGAGAQCIWANSGTNWGISANHPNTGGIKSYANSTKSINKSIDSLSWLTSNYNVSVPSSGAYNTSYDIWDTNHKYEIMLWVNYNGSVGPIGSYQDNVTVGGSNWNVYKGTNGSNQVFSFLRTSDSNSGTVDVKPILSWIAHTKGWMPGSETIGDVQFGYEVTSSSGGLNFTTNNLTVSGG
- a CDS encoding carbohydrate ABC transporter permease; this encodes MSLNTQLIRSLQAPARPVWEESPSRVGLTAKSGFLVLCCLGVLGPLWIVIVTSLSPKPVIDRVGGLVVIPEGITFVNYTELLSGGQVSRAIMVSVGVTLFGTLFSMAVSVLAAYGLSRPGSLGHRFFLMTMMATMFFGAGLIPTYLLVQSLGLTDTYLSLVLPSAVSVFNILVLRAFFMGISPELTESARIDGASDLRILLTIVMPLSRAVLAVISLFYAVGYWSAWFNASIYLTDQQMMPLQNVLIQLVQKNTEAPTGLQQAVRTGQLSALGLQMAVMVLALIPVAVASPFVQRHFKKGMLTGAIKG
- a CDS encoding ABC transporter permease, giving the protein MSITAGSRPDGTRPPAAVEEPVAAVATAEAKERTPRKAARTNKAGRASRAGKVPLRIRLRRDRALILMTLPVILLLLLFNYVPLLGNVVAFQDYDPYASSNGVTAIFHSPWMGVEQFSRVIDDPLFWSATKNTIMLFVLQLVLFFPVPIVLALVINSVIRPRVRAVAQAIMYLPHFFSWVLVVTVFQQIFGGAGIIAQTLEDHGWSGFDLMTNADLFKYLVTAQAVWKDAGWGIIVFLAALSAVSTDLYEAAAMDGAGRWRRMWHVTLPALRPVIALLLVLRVGDALSVGFEQFLLQRSAVGAGASEVLDTYVWNMGIQNGDFSYAAAVGLAKGLIGVCLVLGANKFAHLLGEQGVYKK
- a CDS encoding extracellular solute-binding protein; protein product: MTPNAASASSGPSRRSFLASTAVATAAVAGGMPLLAACGGSDSGSREGATSGKAADKLLPAYTASTVAKPDLPAKNGSAAGYTGKVNLATLETSVPKKLGTGAPLKIMSPLWGTPPKPGCAYYKAVDAAAGTKVTWQNQDGNTYGQKLGAVLASSSIPDMVVVPSWELVGKIANAVTAKFMDLGPYLAADKVKKYPNLAAIPSDAWRMGIFGGALRGIPMPTAPASFIVPYYRKDIFDKKGYSVPKSADEFLSWAKDATSSKAKVWACGDMAWVSGSIFGVRPGWNIDDDGKLRYQVERPEYLEALEWTRKLFDAGVVHPDDKAQTGDAGQRFTAGQILVYVSDASAWYQKTAEQAKANPDFQIDAMDIFGADGGHPTLWASSPANIWSMIRKGASKTTVENALAAADFAAAPYGTKERMLVDYGVEGTHYTVKKGVPVKTDQGNSEVINAWGMLAAPAAYFAHPDFPDVARKQVEWQQRMGAFMKKTSTYGMTIVEPTRYANLASQFEQLQIDYVRGHKKLSDVQAAIATWKSSGGDKLRDWYKQLIDKNGSGN